The Chloroflexota bacterium genome includes a region encoding these proteins:
- a CDS encoding gas vesicle protein K yields MVVAIDEKSLKHGVLGLVIALVEIIRDALNLQAMKRMEGGRLTEEEMERLGQALMDLDTAIEEIKKEQGLAESVKAVRDGLDEIVDDVLDRMLNPERWGERKSSRGLRDAIP; encoded by the coding sequence ATGGTAGTCGCTATCGATGAGAAGAGCCTGAAACACGGCGTGCTCGGGCTGGTAATCGCCCTTGTAGAGATAATAAGGGATGCCCTCAATCTTCAGGCCATGAAGCGCATGGAGGGCGGGAGATTGACTGAGGAGGAGATGGAAAGGCTGGGGCAGGCGCTCATGGACCTTGACACTGCCATCGAGGAGATAAAGAAGGAGCAGGGGCTCGCTGAGTCCGTGAAAGCGGTAAGGGATGGACTCGATGAAATCGTGGACGATGTCCTGGACAGGATGCTGAACCCCGAAAGATGGGGAGAGAGGAAATCGAGCAGAGGACTTAGAGATGCAATACCGTGA